ATCATATTATGCAGATATAACATTAGAATGCAGCTTTCCATTGCTTGAAAGATTGATAATAAAGTGTAAAGAAGAGCCCACACCCATTTTGATAGTTTTGGATACTAATGCACATAGCACATTAGGGGGTGCTGAAACTACAAATAAGAGAGGTGAACAAATAGAAGAGATGTGTGCAGCACTTGAATTGAACATATGCAACGAGGGGAAAAGGTTCCTCGATTACAGGTGTAACCTTCGTCAACGATTACATGCTTCCCAATGTCTCTTTGTAGAGTGTGTCCAAGAAACAATCAATGTCTGaccacaaatatttaatgtttaaacttGAAATTGAAACAGAGCCATATTATGCAGGAATCTAAGGTCAATCAAATGGCAATAGTATGTATAATAAGAAGCTTCTTCCACTAAAAAGGTTGCTACAACTGGATTGTAAAACAAAATGGTTGTGGAGGAAATAGATCTTCTAGCTACCGAAATAACGAACTTACTCGTCAAAGCTCTAAATGAGTTATCACCAATgcgtacaaaaaatataaacgaaTTAGACGAGAACTGACGAGATAGAGAAAGGAAACCAAGAAAGCTGAGCAAAGAGTAAGAAACCCCCAGTTGAGTAACGAAAGAGTTGACTATTACAAATGTAAAACTGAATATAGGAGGGTAATCGAACTGGAGAGACGAAGAAAATGGAGGGGAAAATACACGGAGTTCGATTTTTACACAGTAATATAGCTGCAATAAAACGACAAGACAATCATAATCGACCGAGTATGAGAATGTAATGTAATAAAGATGGTATTTCGGTAATAGATGGCCTAAATGATATAGTGAGATTGCATTTTGATGATTCAATTATACATGGTCCTCATTTACTCCAACAAAAGGATGTTGGTAAGGTTGAATTTTATCTCCATTTGTGTGGAATTATTCTATTCAGCATATAATTCTACATAAGCCTGGACTAATATTGACAATTGTATTTACGAATGATATATGTAGCTATGATAATAAATGGAATAGATCTGTCAACAATAGGTTCTATCATATTAATAACGGGTGAATTAAATGAGCATGTCTTTGGATGATATTGCTTTTAAGTTTAgtaagaataaaacaaaaggaATATTACTTCCTTCAGCAGCACCTTTGAATGATATCACACTAGTCAATAACTTTATCAGTTATATGAAGACCTATAAAACTTGTGCAATCAAGGCACTCTCGGGACATTTGTGGTACCTAACAGAAGAACTCGTAccattagtattatttttgatcaagttaAAAACGACTTCAACACATACATGGTATTGgtattcaaaaattgacaaatgatctatatgtgtaaagtagttactaatttaatcgtaaatgtatatcattatataacgattatatttagtaaaaaggaaaaacttttattatttttcttattcttttctaAACTGAAGTTTAATcatgtcttctttatttaataaacggtaTAGGTAGGATCACTTATTGCTTGATACAATCAAGGAAAgtgaagtgacaaaaaaaatataaaacaagattatctttatttgattgtagaaatatgttactttttaaattgtttttataaaacccagtataaaaaagttttatttcatataagtttagaaattgcaattgtgctagaggtaaaattcaaccatatttgataaaaaaattgtgttctacttacctagttgcagtaccaaaattagaTTCTGTTGATTCTGATAATGTTGGGTTAACTTTATCACCCTAGTATGcagcccatatttttttttcaccaagAATGGAATGTTGTTCACTAAAAAGGACTCTGTAACCATTGCTGTGTATGCCGGTGTACCATCTTCTTTAAGAAACACATTCTCGTCCGGAACTAATCCCTGATCCAGAGAATCAGCTTATGACTCTATTTGTAAATAGCGTTGAGCCTATACCCTGTACAGAACTAGACAAGGGGACTTGTCCAGTCCATTGAATGCAACAAATCCCAAGCTCATTACCGGTGCTGGGTGCTTTGTAGTCATCAAGGCCTTCTTGACGTTGTATATAGTCAAGTTTGCATCTGTGTTGGCGTGTTTTCTCTCGAAATAGAGCAGGAATCTCGCTTCTTTGTCTTATTGTGAGTCAATTTTTCGATTaactgtttaatttttgttggaggGGGTTGTCAATAAACACAGCTTGTCATCTAATGAGAGGAATTATCCATTCCTTTCAATCGTTATTCatatttctctcttttattaatatctagATTTCAACCAAGAAccaattatgatttatattttttcaataaaatcaattatttaggTTTTACTACTTACAGCATCTTGGTTCTGACCCTACGATATATACAACAAAAGTAGGCTGaagaacaatttatttaaataaaaatgttgagaaaaatgaaataatgtccatttttaataattattatatattaatttgaccGTTCTAGTGTTTAGGCGACATATTCATACTAATCACCACGACATAAATTTATGCAGAAAGGTCTTCAAGAACCTCTATTTGACcaattattatatcttatatcATTTTGAATTAGGGATTATTACTTGAACCTTTACATGATgttaacttaaaattaaatagtaagcccaaaaagataaaaatgaatcatCACTTAGAACTCATATGGCAAAATTATTTGAGAATACTTGTACTAGTGGACctcttaaagaaaattatatctttgGAAGCCAGAAATGGAATAAAATGAAGATACTTCGTATAAAGTACACTACAAAAACATACAAACTggcaaaacattaaaaaatggaagGATAGCTCTTATACCTAAAAAGGGTGATGGCACTGATTTCAATCACTGGAGGCCCATCACAGTTTTAAATTAGGCTCACAGAATATTGTCAGATGTTTTAGCTAAGCAAATTGAACCCATTTTAAACCAAAACATTAAAGATGAACAAAAAGTTTTccaaagaaatagaaaaattacgtATATTTCACGAAATATAGCTAAAACAATTGAATCTCTTAATAGGAGATTCAAGTTTGGTGCATTGATTGCAATTCATTTTTGCAAAGTATTTGACTCTGTACGTCACTGCCACATTATGAGATCTGTTAAAAGGGTTCtccccaaactttttttaaatcctaacaGAACTTTACTGGTTATGGCTTTTCTATAATTTCGTTGGATGGTAAAATGAGTGAACCCTGTTTTTATTAAGAAAGAGCTGTAGACAAGGTTGTCCAGTCGCCCCCTTGCTATTTATATCTGCCATCGATGAACTAACAAGGACCATTTCGAAAAAGTATTTGGGATTTGGTGTCTCTTTTTGTGGGACTCCATATCTAATTGGCATATATGCTGATGATGTAACGTTTATGATTGAAGCCAATTTGGAGAGTCAACTTCAGTATAGGATCAATgttcttttgactttttttaacaaatttaaggtCAACAATGGATTATAAATGAATCGAACAAAACCCACCATCCTTCCCCTTGGATCCTGGAAGCCGGATAGTTCTACAATAATCGAAGTTTGTAGAGTTGTACCGAAGGGGAACATCTTAAGTATCGAATGGACAACCAATGGGGTATCAAGAGGTAATTGGGTACAATTAAATATGATGGTCAACAAACAGATCCAAAAATGGTGTCATTTATCTCTACAAAAACGCattgatttgtacaatttgagAATTGTTCCTCTTGTATTATACAGAGCTACCTCCATTCCTTCTCTAGCAGAATCTGCAATAATTCAAGAAGATGCATGGTGTAAGGGTCTCCTCCATAAAAAAACGATATTCCTTCTTTAAAGCGTCCAAAGTATAAATTAGGCGATGAGCTATGCTTTTATCTAGTATAATtccaaaatgttacaaaaaggtTGTGGAGGAATAAGGTGTATGCCCGTTAAGAGACTGAAGGGTGAATTTCACGTcttctaaatattatgaatggatCAAATGGAAACACCCTTAAATAATCGGGATTAGGAAGTTTTTTCGCCACTTCTAGCGTCTATTCAGAGAATTTTATGGAAAGGAAGTCCTACTTATAATTCAGATtcaacaattgatataattcacgAAAATAGGACTAAAATGCCTTTTgttaataagtttgggaatccTTTTTTATTAGAGAAGACTGCTCtccatcataaaattttaagttatcatgACTTAAGATTGGAATCTATCTTTTGGGGTGGGAGATTCCGTCTTCCTTTTGAGAggtctcttaaatattttactccttcataaccatggtttttaaaaatgagctttTGCCAAAATTCATCGGTGGAAGTGAAGTCTGTGTCAGATACATATATGGTACTACTCGATCTTCCTCCTTCATGGGAACGAAGAATTGTCCGATCAATTTCTGGAATTTCAGACGGAACCAAATTTAcggcacaatttcaaatttccactgacaatatcaaattttattatccgtGCAAAGACTCCGGTTTTATGTTCAACTCTACCCTACACGCTTTTGCTGATTGCCCAGTTTTGAGaatagtcaaatattttatccaattcaacgtttgtgtgacggaagatattttttctaacttaataaaggcaaatatattatttggagcttataagagaaataaaaatacttctcctgTTCACAAAGCCGTGGAGTTTgctctattaaatattaaatcattgatcTCTAAAAAGTTAACTATTGACTCTCCATTACATATGGAAGAATTAAGAGATATAATGAAAAGCGAAGTTGTTCGATATTCAgcactttctatcaaaatcccTCTGTCATCATCTTTGTCGTGGGCATGGGCcgtaaatatcatcaaatttgttccTTCAAGGTccgtgcaatattttaatctcatcaagTCAATAAAAAGAAGACATCGTCGTTTTCTATTCACCTTAGCTGATGTTTAGAATTGTTTATTATATCAggttattttacttcaggacattgaatatgaactataatgttcatttatgttttattaaacgTAATTGTCATGATGCTTTTTATctacttttatctttatgtgtATTGATAATTTACActgtttgtattgtagaatataaataaattattttaaccaaaaaaataaagaataaaaatgagttaaatAACTCTTAAGAGGTCACCATAGACATATACATCTGTATTGGTATCTGACATAGTATTGGAGAAGAGTGTCTTTTGATAAAcctgtttttatttacatatagatGACTTCACATTAAGTCATTCATATCTTAACTCTTGTATTTGGATTTGAACTCActtttctaattgattaaaagtattgaaaatagtgtttctgaTTTGATTTCCAAATGGAGTATAtgtttgagttttatttttgaataattttttatcaagtatGTCTCATCCTCCCCATTCcatatatttagaaagaaaGTGGATATCAGCTTGTATATATGTACCTTTAACCTGAGGAATTTTAAACGGATATTATGGATTAAGAACCTAATTGTGGAATATTCAACATGTTAAGGCGGAATTAGTCcatattttgctattttaatgGAGCCAATCGTTATTATCCCCACCGCTCAAACTAAAGACACGGTGCATGATTAAGttgggttgatatttatttcatttcaaattaaatttgataatttaatgtGACACCAGgttcaacttttactttttgatatttatttatttcattatatttagaCATGAATGCTATTAATCTTTAATTGGAATAACTCATGATTACATTGATCACTCGATGTAGagtaattcatctatatttattagaataacCTTATTATTTCTTGCtcagatttataatttttatttgaagatcCTATCCTGTATTGCTcagaaataaatgttatatagaagctatttattctaataattgcaTCTTGTACAGTAACGTCCTCATACTtagtcttaaaaaaagtaaatttgaaatttcgCTACATGTATTTGTTTGGTCTGCaaccaacaaataaattatttcatctaTGAAAATCTTATGGGTAGTattctacattttaaatttcaagtatatttgaataaaatacattaaaccCAATAGCGAGACAacctaaaatgaattaacaCTTATTATCGATCattcattaaacaaaaatatagttattaaatcaatataataattaattattttctcaaaaagagaGTGCTAATCTCCctacttttctaattttgtgTGTAGTGCAAAATACCTTAGTCTGATTTTGTTATGTACAGAAATTAAACTTTGTCTTCCATCCAACTTACTCATATTTTTCTAGGTACACAATTgtaatctaatttttgtttgagctccgaccatttgaaatatcatcttttttcaaaaatgtttgcaCCCTTAATTCTATTTTGTCACTTTTCCGTTTACGGTTCACCTCAGCCAGTGACATTATACTAGTCTTTTGTTTGATTATCACTTCTGTTTTTAATCCTAACAATGATATAGCATCTTTTCTTGTGATACGTCTCTTTAGCTTTCCATTTACTTTCTGTTCCAAAATCTTATCTTCATATTTACAATGAAGGGAGCAAACAATTTTGTAGAGCTATCAACAGATTTATCATctacatagaaaataataattgtatataaaaactcatcaaatattactaatatataatttatatctggTATTTGTTGGTAttgcttattttcattttttaagaatttccaTGTTTGATGTTGCAAATTTATGCAATGAAGTTCTTACTTTATTACCATTGAGCTTTCAAACAGATGTTTTACCGGTGTAGCAACAAGGAACCACCCACGTTTTAtgcatatttcatatatagGAAGACCCCAtgcaacataatatttatttttaactaatagaggataaaaaaatatatttatataacttatttaatcaAAACCGTAATAGTTATAATGGAGAGGTTCtgtaattttaaaagtgaatagtttatccaggtattaagtaatttataccatagatggatttttttattctgaattttttttttgccagaagtaaatattctttcatatttaatatgcGACAATGTGCTAATTGTAATGTGCTATGAATCCATTTATTGTGAAACCATTCAATGTGGCTTTAATGATCATATCTGGAATCCGGTGAGGTATTCCTTAATAGCAATGATGTCTATTTTACATTGATTATTAGCTGCAGGGGTGTACAATACATATGTTTAGGTTTGAACAATATAACTATATAAGAATATTCTGCTATCAGCAACTGTGTcgttctataaaaaatttacacaagttttttgaaataagtatttgttattttgaaagcgtcaaataatagttaatttcatatataaaaaaaacatgaaaaaagtgTTAATTTTCCATGAAATTGTGCAGCTAAATAAATCTAacaataaattacttataacacctaggacaatttttttttcagccaGACCCCTAAAAATAGCCTCCAGATGGTTTATTTGAACCACAAGGTACAAGGACAAAACTTGCAACAATATATAGCACTATGTCAGTACATCATAAAAAACCCAAACTCACAAATAAATTCAGTCGTAAATTTGAGGTCAACCCCCCCCCAATAAGTACCCCAAAAAACGATAAAGTTAAACTTTTGCCCCATAAGGTATATGGACAAAACTTGCATTATTGTTTTTTGCTATGTgaggacatcataaaaaattacttcaaaaagtgAGGTCAGACTAcgcacccaaaaaaaaaaaatcgccccAAAAAACTTCTAAtttactgtttatttatttatacatcaatgtATAAGATGTACTACCTCAGATCATCATAAAAAGTCAAGACTAACAACAAAATTTTGtccgaaaaattaaatcagACCCCCAAAAAAGTACTCCTCCCAATCTCAATCTCAGAGATTTATAAGCATGACGAATTGCATGTGTACAAAAGTTGGATAGCAGTTATTTACCATCATGTTCAAGATCACAACCTCCAAAAAATACGTCGAACTCATTTACTAGTTATACGACGGTGGCTTACTGCAACTTGATCAACCTAAGCAGAAGTATTTCCCAAGAGTATGGATGGAAGAATGTAAATGGTTGCTACCAGTTGGTGTTGTTTCAGGACGATTCTTCCCCAAAATTATTAGATTTTCTTCGAACAGAGGCAGATCTGTTCCTGGAACATAGTGCAGAAGGTAAGTAACGAATGGCATGTCTGCCTAACAATATTTTGtgtttccaaatattttcaagaaaaatttgaaagtgTTAGAAACTGAAAAAGGATGCAAAATTCACTCCAATAAATGGTTAAAACTGTTCATATATTGGATCAAAAGGCTGAATTCAGTATTAAAACTGTAAACTCTCATGTCTGAATTTTGTACAACTAAATCACCTACTTATGacacatacataaaaataacattttatctcaatattaaaattgataaatggataacattgtttagaaaatgatctgaatgaaattgaatttattttgtgtttgtcCTTTAAGTACATGTTGACGAAGATGACAATATTAGTGATGAAAGTGAAGGTTGTCATGAGGAGATTTTAAATCTGACCTCAAGTCTCAGAGCGAATTTTTGAGTCAGTTTTGGTTTTTAATGATTGTCTTTCATAGTACTACACATTAGTACTTATTTTGTCCATGTGCATTATGGGGAGAAATAAACAGTAGATTCAACACTTTTTGGGCCGACTTTGGGGAGGGGGAGGGTCTGATCTCACtgttccaaattaatttttttgcaagtactGGTTTTTATGATGTTTTGATATAATACTATACACATATGCAAGTTTTGTCTATGTACTTCATGGGTCAAATAAACTGTCGGGATTCTATTTTCAGGGGGTCTCGAGGCCAGACCTGGCAGGGGGGGTTCaggttgacaaaaaataatacaatgttATAGATGACATAAGTAATTTCAGGGCTTGAAACCTTCTGTACCTAGTGGGTTGAAATCTTTCGAGGCAGGGTCCCAGGCTAAtggtttaataaaatagttataaatctTTCAAATGTAAACTTAATTATACAAGTCTAACCAGACAGCACAGTTATCCActcaatttaagatattttcccAGCAATTATGTACTATTtggtaaatgtattttaataaatttcgaAAGTTAAATATCTCCATTCAAGCTTTTGTCTAGAAAGTATATTGTTTGCAACTAGTCAAATATTTCGTGCCTcctaaaaatgtttcatataaaatatagagtaagtaaattcaatttttaaaatatttcaacattcACTCcggtataatttattcttcaaatccTGAGATAATACATTCATACTCCGATTCATGTACGATTTAATATGCTCCGAGTTAACATGGTTATGAGTACATAAAAGTAACTCCAATAAAGACTAGTGTCTATATATTTGAGATAATGAATTGTTCATTTTGAACGTAAACGAGTTcgattcaatataaaaatggtGAATGGGTGGCTTTGatgatttaacttttttaaatatatttaggtaacTCAACATTCATGTCCACAGAATTTTGAAAATCTTGagagagatttatttttttgcatattgaacacctctattaaaaaaagtatttgttcgGGTAGGAACACGGAAAGTCCGTAGTGTTTAtcacaaaaattgttataaaagctACAATGTatagttgaagagaaaaataatttatctactaAGAGAACAAATAACTGTGAGTCAAGATTCATCTGCTTTTCACTCCGTACTTGAGTACTACACGtctattagtataaatatataatgtagtAAACAGTGTTTATACTTCAAACATACTCtagttacatttattaattaaagtgaATAaccaaatttacaattttttctccaagaaattaaatattcaatagaaaactttaaaattaaagagacattttgatttatttactttatcacattgtaaattagataaaaacaaaatatagtgtatataggtatacattcaacaaaataatttatattcaatatttgtgcACTAGCACAACCAGCAGGATTGCACTTAAGCATAGGTCTCAGCTTCCTTGGTGTCATGAGCATATCCATAAACAAGCTCAATGCAGACTTGCTTGGGGAGGGACAACTCAATTTGTTGGCAGGAAGGAGCACCAAGCTTGGTAGAGCACTTTTCGACGTTTGAACGGATTCTTCAATTTCAGGAACAGTGATACATTTTTCTTCCTGGATGTCGGAGCAGGAAACGCGTGGAAGAGAGATAGGCTTGTTGACACAGGTCTTGATGGGTTCAGGGTAGGAAACCTTGACGGGAACATCAATGGGAGTAACAACAGGAACGTTGTAAGCGGTTTCTTGAGCAACTTCCTTGCAGTATTGGTGTCCATAAGCTTGGTATCCATGACCGTATCCAGGTTGGCAGACAGTGACCATTTGAACGTTGGTTTCCTTCTTGAAGGTGACTTCAACGGTTTTGGCGGTGGTATCTTGATATCTCTTTTGGTAGTTGTAGGTGCAGATCTCATTGGGGATTTCCTCAATGGACTCGGTACAGACAGTACGTTTGGAAATGTAGCAGTACTCTTTGTCAACAATGGTCTTAATAGGTAACTCAACGGTTTCGCAGGAAGTTTCAAAAGCAGGGGTACAAACTTCGGCGGATTCAGTTACATCTTGAACGGTACAATTGTGCTTGGGTTTTTCATGAGAATAAGCAGGTTGCTTGTATGGAGCAGGCTGGTATGGAGCGGGCTTGTAAGGAGCATAAGCTGGAGCAGGCTTATAGGGAGCATAAGCTGGAGCAGGCTTGTAGGGAGCATAAGCTGGAGCGGGGTGGTAAGGAGCAGGCTTAGGATATGCTGGGGGATGGGCAGGGTAAGCTGGAGCAGCAGCTGGGGTTGGTTTAGGATGAGTTGGAGCTGGTGTAGTGTGAGCTGGAGCTTGTTGTGGGTAAGATGGTGCACCATGGTGTCCATGGTTGTAGCCATAGGTCTTGCCATGAGCAGAAAAGGAGGAGAAGGAGGTTTGTTCTCCAGATACAGCCAAAGCCAAGCAGGCAATAGTAATAAAAAcctaaagaaaatttaatggaattttttaagtatattaatcaatattagattgttcatttttaaaatgaagtatGTTTGtaccttcattttattaattgatgtCTGTTTGTGGGACTCAATTGAACAACTGATACAGTTCATCTGATAACAGA
The genomic region above belongs to Lepeophtheirus salmonis chromosome 8, UVic_Lsal_1.4, whole genome shotgun sequence and contains:
- the LOC121123151 gene encoding LOW QUALITY PROTEIN: uncharacterized protein (The sequence of the model RefSeq protein was modified relative to this genomic sequence to represent the inferred CDS: inserted 1 base in 1 codon); its protein translation is MNCISCSIESHKQTSINKMKVFITIACLALAVSGEQTSFSSFSAHGKTYGYNHGHHGAPSYPQQAPAHTTPAPTHPKPTPAAAPAYPAHPPAYPKPAPYHPAPAYAPYKPAPAYAPYKPAPAYAPYKPAPYQPAPYKQPAYSHEKPKHNCTVQDVTESAEVCTPAFETSCETVELPIKTIVDKEYCYISKRTVCTESIEEIPNEICTYNYQKRYQDTTAKTVEVTFKKETNVQMVTVCQPGYGHGYQAYGHQYCKEVAQETAYNVPVVTPIDVPVKVSYPEPIKTCVNKPISLPRVSCSDIQEEKCITVPEIEESVQTXEKCSTKLGAPSCQQIELSLPKQVCIELVYGYAHDTKEAETYA